The Pungitius pungitius chromosome 8, fPunPun2.1, whole genome shotgun sequence genome has a window encoding:
- the nop56 gene encoding nucleolar protein 56: MVLLHVLFEHAAGYALFVVKEVEEIGMLLPQVEESVLSIGKFNSMVSLAAFFPFKSAQGALENMNAISEGVVHADLKLFLETNLPLARKKKVVLGVSDAKIGAALQEEFTISIQTGGVVAEIGRGLRLHFHSLVKGLTGLAASKAQLGLGHSYSRAKVKFNVNRVDNMIIQSIALLDQLDKDINTFSMRVREWYGYHFPELIKIVSDNFMYCRMAQLIGNRKELSEESLPSLEEVVMDAPKAQAILEASRSSMGMDISPIDLINIERFSTRVVSLASYRLELQEYLRSKMSQVAPNLAALIGEVVGARLISHAGSLTNLAKYPASTVQILGAEKALFRALKTKGNTPKYGLIFHSTFIGRAAAKNKGRISRYLANKCTIASRIDCFSDVPTSVYGDKLRGQVEERLSFYETGDVPRKNVDVMKEAVKEASDVATEIKRKLEKKEKKRKKRAKKLQDQNGGADSDEEENGLEETPGKKKKKQKTEVDVPAEESAATGNGTEEADTPAKKKKKRKSEAVDSEPAEEIPETPVSDKKKKKKK, translated from the exons ATG GTGCTGCTCCACGTGCTGTTCGAGCATGCGGCGGGCTACGCGCTGTTCGTCGtcaaagaggtggaggagatcgGCATGCTGCTGCCTCAG GTGGAGGAGAGCGTGCTGAGCATCGGGAAGTTTAACAGCATGGTGAGCCTTGCGGCCTTCTTCCCCTTCAAGTCGGCCCAGGGGGCTCTGGAGAACATGAACGCCATTTCTGAAG GTGTTGTTCATGCGGACCTGAAGTTGTTCCTGGAGACCAATCTGCCCCTCGCCCGCAAGAAGAAAGTCGTGTTGGGGGTTTCGGATGCCAAAATTGGAGCAGCTTTGCAAGAAGAATTTACCATTTCAATCCAGACCGGAGGGGTGGTGGCTGAGATAGGCAGAG GTTTGCGTCTGCACTTCCACTCCCTAGTCAAGGGTCTGACTGGCCTGGCAGCCTCAAAGGCACAGCTGGGTTTGGGCCACAGCTACTCAAGAGCTAAAGTGAAGTTCAACGTCAACCGTGTCGACAACATGATCATACAATCCATTGCTCTGTTGGATCAGCTGGACAAAGACATCAACACTTTCTCCATGCGTGTGCG CGAGTGGTATGGCTACCACTTCCCAGAGCTGATTAAGATCGTGTCGGACAACTTTATGTACTGCCGTATGGCTCAGCTGATCGGAAACAGGAAGGAGTTGTCAGAAGAGAGTTTGCCGAGTCTGGAGGAAGTTGTAATGGACGCACCCAAGGCTCAAGCAATTCTTGAGGCATCCCGGTCGTCTATGG GTATGGACATCTCTCCCATTGACCTGATCAACATAGAGAGATTCTCCACTCGCGTTGTGTCTCTGGCCAGCTATCGGCTGGAGCTGCAGGAGTACCTGCGTTCCAAGATGAGCCAAGTGGCTCCAAATCTAGCAGCCTTAATTGGAGAAGTG gTCGGAGCCCGTCTCATCTCCCATGCTGGCAGTTTAACCAATCTGGCTAAGTACCCGGCCTCCACGGTCCAGATCCTGGGAGCGGAGAAAGCCCTGTTCAG AGCCCTAAAGACTAAAGGCAACACCCCCAAGTATGGTCTTATCTTCCACTCAACCTTCATCGGCCGCGCTGCTGCCAAGAACAAAGGACGCATCTCCAGATACCTGGCCAACAAGTGCACGATCGCCTCGCGCATTGACTGTTTCTCTG ATGTGCCTACAAGTGTGTACGGTGACAAGCTGCGTGGGCAGGTGGAGGAGCGCCTGTCTTTCTACGAAACTGGCGACGTGCCGCGGAAGAATGTGGACGTCATGAAAGAGGCTGTCAAAGAG GCTTCCGATGTCGCAACAGAGATCAAGCGGAAAttggagaagaaggaaaagaaacgcAAGAAGCGTGCAAAGAAACTGCAGGATCAGAACGGTGGTGCTGACAGTGATGAGGAG GAGAATGGCTTAGAAGAAACCccgggaaagaagaaaaagaaacagaaaactgAAGTGGATGTCCCAGCCGAGGAATCTGCTGCCACAGGTAATGGAACAGAGGAGGCGGATACTccagcaaagaagaaaaagaaacggaAGAGTGAGGCGGTGGATTCAGAGCCAGCAGAAGAGATCCCAGAAACGCCTGTGTctgacaagaaaaagaaaaagaagaaataa
- the zgc:64106 gene encoding retinol dehydrogenase 11 isoform X1 gives MDLPAVLCHPVWALLSGVLVLVVRRQRRGPWDPRDCSVQLKGKTAIVTGANTGIGKFIAMDFAHRGARVIMACRSEARGTAALDEIREKTGNSDVHLRLVDLSSLESVREFASGIIAEEKALHVLVNNAGVSGLPRQITKDGLECSFATNHLGPFLLTNLLLDLMKRSAPGRIVNVSSVNHKKGQVDFSHFRGENLTYHMDNVYNHTKLHSIICTKELARRLEGTGVTANSVHPGIVKTEVMRHYPFLVRFVFQLIGCFFFMSPEEGATSSIYCAVAEEMEGITGKYCDSDCHLVLPAPLARDAALAVKDFEISERVTSKL, from the exons ATGGATTTGCCGGCTGTACTTTGTCACCCGGTCTGGGCCCTGCTCAGCGGGGTGCTCGTGCTCGTTGTGCGCAGGCAGCGCAGAGGGCCCTGGGATCCACGAGACTGCTCCGTGCAGCTAAAAGGGAAAACCGCTATAGTGACAGGAGCCAATACGG GGATTGGAAAGTTCATTGCCATGGACTTTGCACACCGGGGGGCTCGTGTTATTATGGCCTGTCGAAGCGAAGCTCGGGGGACAGCGGCACTTGATGAAATCAGGGAGAAGACCGGGAACTCTGACGTCCACCTGCGCCTGGTGGACCTCTCTTCTCTGGAGTCTGTCAGGGAATTTGCCAGCGGGATCATTGCCGAGGAGAAAGCTCTCCACGTCCTCGTCAACAATGCAGGAGTGTCAG GTTTACCGAGGCAGATAACCAAAGATGGTTTGGAGTGTTCTTTTGCCACCAACCACCTGGGACCATTTCTCCTCACCAACCTGCTGCTGG ACCTGATGAAGCGTTCAGCGCCAGGGCGTATCGTCAACGTGAGCTCTGTCAACCATAAGAAGGGTCAAGTGGACTTTTCTCATTTTCGGGGCGAGAACCTCACTTACCACATGGATAATGTTTACAACCACACAAAGCTGCACAGTATCATCTGTACGAAGGAGCTAGCGCGCAGGCTCGAAGGGACAG GTGTCACGGCAAACTCTGTCCACCCCGGTATTGTCAAGACAGAAGTGATGAGACATTATCCATTCTTGGTTCGTTTTGTTTTCCAGCTGATTGGATGCTTCTTCTTCATG tCTCCAGAGGAGGGTGCAACCAGCTCAATCTACTGTGCAGTAGCAGAGGAAATGGAGGGGATAACTGGGAAGTACTGCGACAGCGACTGCCACCTGGTCCTCCCCGCCCCTTTAGCTCGAGACGCTGCCCTGGCGGTCAAAGATTTTGAGATCAGCGAGAGGGTGACATCCAAGCTCTGA
- the aqp7 gene encoding aquaporin-7 — protein sequence MKDLVQSVELGISQRKRARGPRVWLKNELVRVGLAESLCTYVMMVFGLGSVAQVVTGQGEFGQYISINLGFALGVAMGVHVGGKVSGAHMNAAVSFTMCTFGRLGWKMLPLYVFAQLLGSFLAAVTIYGVYYEAIHDYCGGNLTVTGTKATAGIFATYPAPYLSLHAGFLDQVIGTAMLLLCLMALSDQKNKPAAAGSEPVAVGLLVLLIGISLGSNSGYAINPTRDIAPRVFTAIAGWGGDVFRSGNGWWWVPLVAPPIGGILGAGLYKALVEMHHPPLLEQKEQLVEEFEESLALEKQENIGANVAV from the exons atGAAGGACTTGGTGCAGTCGGTTGAACTAGGGATCTCTCAGCGAAAAAGAGCGCGTGGACCTAGAGTTTGGCTAAAGAATGAACTTGTTCGGGTGGGACTGGCTGAATCCCTTTGCACATATGTCATGATG GTGTTCGGCCTGGGGTCCGTGGCCCAGGTAGTGACAGGACAGGGAGAGTTCGGACAGTACATCAGCATCAATCTGGGTTTTGCACTGGGTGTTGCCATGGGGGTTCATGTCGGAGGGAAGGTGTCAG GGGCTCACATGAATGCCGCGGTGTCATTCACCATGTGCACGTTTGGCCGCCTTGGGTGGAAGATGCTGCCTCTGTATGTTTTTGCACAACTACTTGGGTCATTCCTGGCCGCAGTGACCATCTATGGCGTTTACTATG AAGCCATACACGACTATTGTGGAGGTAACCTGACTGTGACAGGAACAAAGGCCACAGCAGGTATCTTTGCCACTTATCCTGCACCGTACCTCTCCTTGCATGCTGGATTCCTTGATCAG GTGATCGGCACAGCCATGCTGCTGCTTTGCCTGATGGCTTTGTCAGATCAGAAGAACAAACCGGCGGCGGCGGGAAGCGAGCCTGTCGCAGTGGGTCTCCTGGTGCTGCTCATTGGCATTTCCCTGGGCAGCAACAGTGGCTACGCCATCAACCCAACCAGAGACATCGCACCCAGGGTCTTCACCGCCATAGCGGGCTGGGGGGGTGATGTGTTCAG GTCTGGAAATGGGTGGTGGTGGGTGCCTCTGGTTGCCCCCCCCATTGGAGGAATACTGGGTGCAGGGCTCTACAAGGCGTTGGTGGAAATGCACCATCCACCTCTCCTTGAACAGAaagagcagctggtggaggagtttgaggagAGTTTGGCGCTGGAGAAACAAGAAAACATCGGTGCCAATGTGGCCGTCTGA
- the tpgs2 gene encoding tubulin polyglutamylase complex subunit 2: MKYITLQAGTSQLTFVKTIIQMEGTKGNLTFKGVAERLTLGITRILENMPGVVDVRFVEREPAEKRSLLSWEQKNTCILPEDLRDFYLTTDGSTLTWSVKLDNECVPLGSMRINSVARLCPLLQPVSLFSLPNAPSLADLDWEEDNTESGNAPAAPHFDSRSRIFEIDSCGGNGKVCLVYKSCTPGVVAQHSEIWFLDRSLCWHLMTATFTSYYRLMITHLGLPEWQYAFTPYGPSPQAKQWASLYQPLTFTNELKLADPAGDSHLNKLDPTKAFKGKAKAPVPKKKQSTQCSSGSTAKSHGSAVRHSGGRR; the protein is encoded by the exons ATGAAATATATAACTTTGCAAGCAGGTACAAGTCAGCTTACATTTGTGAAGACAATTATTCAAATGGAGGGgacaaaaggaaacttaacattcaAAGGTGTTGCTGAGAGACTCACGCTTGGCATCACTCGAATCCTCG agaacATGCCCGGTGTGGTCGATGTGCGTTTTGTAGAGAGGGAACCTGCAGAGAAGAGGAGCCTTCTGTCATGGGAACAG AAAAACACTTGTATTTTACCGGAGGACCTGCGAGATTTCTATCTGACAACTGATGGATCTACACTCACCTGGAGCGTAAAACTAGACA atGAATGTGTCCCTTTGGGAAGCATGAGGATTAACAGTGTGGCTAGACTGTGCCCACTCCTCCAACCAGTGTCATTATTTTCTTTACCCAATGCGCCCTCGCTGGCTGACCTGGACTGGGAGGAGGACAACACAGAAAGCG GGAATGCTCCCGCTGCACCCCATTTTGATTCCCGGAGCCGCATCTTCGAGATCGATTCCTGTGGTGGAAATGGCAAAGTGTGTCTAGTCTACAAAAGCTGCACACCAG GTGTGGTAGCCCAGCATAGTGAAATTTGGTTCCTTGACCGCTCGCTGTGTTGGCATTTAATGACCGCAACCTTCACCTCCTACTACCGACTGATGATCACTCACTTGGGTCTGCCTGAGTGGCAGTATGCCTTCACCCCATATGGCCCGAGCCCCCAGGCCAAG CAATGGGCATCGTTGTACCAGCCCCTGACTTTCACTAATGAGCTCAAATTGGCAGATCCTGCAGGAGATTCCCATCTCAACAAGCTGGATCCTACAAAGGCCTTCAAAGGCAAAGCCAAAGCACCTGTGCCAAAGAAGAAGCAGTCGACACAGTGCAGCTCAGGGAGCACTGCGAAGAGCCACGGCAGCGCAGTAAGACACAGTGGGGGAAGGCGGTGA
- the mlnl gene encoding motilin-like produces the protein MSMRRAVVGCLVLACLVGLLAERAEGHITFFSPKELMLMKEREGRKNMEPRSEDGQFEEVTVQQLPLLEHGGNPDKIVEVAVRLSPKQLDHGSPVLEEIIHDIEEELQKAK, from the exons ATGAGCATGCGCAGAGCCGTTGTTGGTTGCCTGGTGTTGGCGTGCCTGGTGGGGCTACTGGCTGAGAGGGCAGAGGGACACATCACCTTCTTCAGTCCAAAGGAGCTGATGCTGATGAAG gagagagaaggTAGAAAGAACATGGAGCCCCGATCAGAGGACGGTCAGTTCGAAGAGGTTACAGTCCAACAGCTTCCTCTGTTGGAACACGGTGGAAACCCT GATAAAATAGTGGAGGTCGCCGTCCGTCTTTCACCCAAACAGCTTGATCATGGGTCCCCGGTGCTAGAAGAGATCATCCACGACATTGAGGAGGAActtcaaaaag ccaAATAG
- the zgc:64106 gene encoding retinol dehydrogenase 11 isoform X2, with translation MDLPAVLCHPVWALLSGVLVLVVRRQRRGPWDPRDCSVQLKGKTAIVTGANTGIGKFIAMDFAHRGARVIMACRSEARGTAALDEIREKTGNSDVHLRLVDLSSLESVREFASGIIAEEKALHVLVNNAGVSGLPRQITKDGLECSFATNHLGPFLLTNLLLDLMKRSAPGRIVNVSSVNHKKGQVDFSHFRGENLTYHMDNVYNHTKLHSIICTKELARRLEGTADWMLLLHVSRGGCNQLNLLCSSRGNGGDNWEVLRQRLPPGPPRPFSSRRCPGGQRF, from the exons ATGGATTTGCCGGCTGTACTTTGTCACCCGGTCTGGGCCCTGCTCAGCGGGGTGCTCGTGCTCGTTGTGCGCAGGCAGCGCAGAGGGCCCTGGGATCCACGAGACTGCTCCGTGCAGCTAAAAGGGAAAACCGCTATAGTGACAGGAGCCAATACGG GGATTGGAAAGTTCATTGCCATGGACTTTGCACACCGGGGGGCTCGTGTTATTATGGCCTGTCGAAGCGAAGCTCGGGGGACAGCGGCACTTGATGAAATCAGGGAGAAGACCGGGAACTCTGACGTCCACCTGCGCCTGGTGGACCTCTCTTCTCTGGAGTCTGTCAGGGAATTTGCCAGCGGGATCATTGCCGAGGAGAAAGCTCTCCACGTCCTCGTCAACAATGCAGGAGTGTCAG GTTTACCGAGGCAGATAACCAAAGATGGTTTGGAGTGTTCTTTTGCCACCAACCACCTGGGACCATTTCTCCTCACCAACCTGCTGCTGG ACCTGATGAAGCGTTCAGCGCCAGGGCGTATCGTCAACGTGAGCTCTGTCAACCATAAGAAGGGTCAAGTGGACTTTTCTCATTTTCGGGGCGAGAACCTCACTTACCACATGGATAATGTTTACAACCACACAAAGCTGCACAGTATCATCTGTACGAAGGAGCTAGCGCGCAGGCTCGAAGGGACAG CTGATTGGATGCTTCTTCTTCATG tCTCCAGAGGAGGGTGCAACCAGCTCAATCTACTGTGCAGTAGCAGAGGAAATGGAGGGGATAACTGGGAAGTACTGCGACAGCGACTGCCACCTGGTCCTCCCCGCCCCTTTAGCTCGAGACGCTGCCCTGGCGGTCAAAGATTTTGA